The Candidatus Dependentiae bacterium genome contains a region encoding:
- a CDS encoding thymidine kinase yields MKKTLFSSILLSLFSLFALPEQSGSLTIIGGSMCAGKSSRIIETVRRATLSNINILVFKPAIDNRKMLNLEQDPLTYIPSRNGNWIDCIPVQTTAQMAEIIKKSQAIIIVIDEAHFFTPESKEFVELIRFLVESGKKVIIAGLELDFRGEPFGPMPELLAYADKVIKLTAICSKCGNDTYCLTQRLVNGQPAHYDDPLFLVGANQYEPRCRSCHIIRKDERNA; encoded by the coding sequence ATGAAAAAAACATTATTTTCTTCAATTTTATTGTCCTTATTTTCTTTGTTTGCACTTCCTGAGCAATCAGGATCTTTAACCATAATTGGTGGGTCTATGTGTGCAGGAAAATCATCAAGGATCATAGAAACCGTTCGTAGAGCAACGCTTTCAAATATTAACATCTTAGTTTTCAAGCCCGCAATTGACAACAGAAAAATGTTAAATCTTGAACAGGACCCCCTCACATACATCCCTTCAAGAAATGGCAACTGGATTGATTGCATACCCGTACAAACAACCGCTCAAATGGCAGAAATTATAAAAAAGTCTCAAGCTATTATTATCGTTATCGACGAAGCGCACTTTTTCACACCAGAGTCTAAAGAATTTGTTGAACTCATCAGATTTCTAGTTGAATCTGGGAAAAAAGTTATTATTGCCGGACTAGAGCTAGACTTTCGAGGCGAACCTTTTGGCCCAATGCCAGAACTTTTAGCCTATGCTGACAAAGTAATAAAACTCACTGCAATATGTAGTAAATGCGGAAACGACACCTACTGCCTTACACAGCGCCTCGTTAATGGGCAGCCAGCTCATTATGACGATCCATTATTTTTAGTCGGAGCAAATCAATATGAACCACGCTGCAGAAGCTGCCACATTATTCGCAAAGACGAACGCAACGCTTAA